In Aegilops tauschii subsp. strangulata cultivar AL8/78 chromosome 3, Aet v6.0, whole genome shotgun sequence, one genomic interval encodes:
- the LOC109740131 gene encoding uncharacterized protein, whose product MASSGDEGRVVRDLRSAAESAGGDEALHEIESLCMRCGENGTTRLLLTTIPNFREVVLMAFECPHCNERNNEVQFAGQLQPKGCCYRLEVPQGQNEVLNRQVVKSDSATIKIPELDFEIPPEAQRGTLSTVEGIIMRAVEELQALQDERKKADPQKAEAIDQFLIKLRSLGSGEAAFTFVLDDPAGNSFIENPHAPSSDALLSVSFYERTSEQQAALGFLVDPPTGESGGPLQNASTVEANSGGLPKVPHGSVGAVAGRRAIAQGNPDEIAAALCRYTAPEEVDTLPSTCGACGAACVTRFFATKIPYFREVIVMAASCDLCGYCNSELKPGGEIPAKGKKITLHVQNVKDLSRDVIKSDSAAVKVPELELELSMGTLGGIVTTVEGLIVKICEALERVHGFQLGDSTNEWKKKKWDDFQQRLSKLLSLQEPWTLIIDDALAASFVAPATDLIEDDSQLLIEDYERSWEQNEELGLNDMDTSSADIAYNMTSTE is encoded by the exons ATGGCCAGCTCCGGCGACGAGGGGCGCGTTGTGAGGGACCTCCGCTCCGCTGCGGAGTCGGCGGGCGGCGATGAGGCGCTTCACGAAATCGAGTCTCTCTGCATGCGCTGCGGCGAGAAT GGCACCACGAGGTTGCTGCTGACTACGATCCCCAACTTCCGGGAG GTTGTTCTGATGGCTTTCGAGTGCCCGCACTGCAATGAAAG GAACAACGAGGTCCAGTTTGCCGGACAGCTCCAGCCCAAGGGATGTTGCTACCGCTTGGAGGTCCCTCAAGGGCAGAACGAG GTACTGAACCGTCAGGTCGTCAAATCTGATTCAGCAACTATCAAG ATTCCGGAACTGGACTTTGAAATTCCTCCGGAAGCTCAACGTGGAACACTTTCAACA GTGGAAGGGATTATTATGCGAGCTGTGGAGGAGTTGCAGGCGCTTCAAGATGAAAGAAAG AAAGCGGATCCTCAAAAAGCTGAAGCTATTGATCAGTTTTTAATAAAATTGAGATCTCTTGGATCAGGAGAAGCTGCGTTTACCTTTGTTCTTGATGATCCTGCTGGAAACAGCTTCATCGAGAACCC GCATGCTCCTTCATCAGATGCTTTGTTATCTGTGAGTTTCTATGAAAGGACATCTGAACAACAAGCAGCACTTGGTTTTCTTGTTGATCCACCAACCGGAGAATCCGGAGGTCCTTTGCAGAATGCTTCAACAGTTGAGGCAAATTCTGGCGGGTTACCAAAGGTGCCCCATGGTTCAGTTGGAGCTGTTGCAGGTCGTCGTGCTATTGCTCAGGGAAACCCTGATGAAATTGCTGCAGCGCTGTGTAGGTATACAGCTCCAGAAGAG GTTGATACTTTGCCATCAACATGTGGAGCCTGTGGAGCTGCATGTGTGACTCGTTTCTTTGCTACAA AAATCCCGTATTTCCGTGAGGTAATTGTTATGGCAGCTTCATGTGACCTGTGTGGTTATTGCAACTCAGAG TTGAAGCCTGGCGGTGAAATTCCGGCTAAAGGAAAGAAAATTACGTTACATGTGCAAAACGTAAAAGATCTTTCTCGCGATGTCATAAAG TCAGATTCTGCCGCTGTGAAAGTACCTGAACTTGAGTTGGAGCTGTCAATGGGTACATTGGGTGGTATTGTCACGACAGTTGAAGGTTTAATTGTGAAAATATGTGAGG CTCTGGAGCGGGTTCATGGATTCCAATTGGGTGATAGCACAAATGAATGGAAGAAAAAGAAATGGGATGATTTCCAGCAAAGATTATCAAAG CTGCTGAGTTTACAAGAGCCCTGGACCTTAATTATTGATGATGCGTTAGCGGCTTCGTTTGTCGCTCCAGCCACAGATTTGATAGAAGATGACAGCCAGCTACTCA TTGAGGACTACGAGAGGAGTTGGGAGCAGAATGAGGAGCTTGGCTTGAATGACATGGACACCTCCTCTGCAGACATTGCTTACAATATGACCAGCACAGAATAA
- the LOC109740130 gene encoding uncharacterized protein encodes MRRPAMGRAMAPLLVLAVLAVAAATAGAVDGDVKCAECGTGTVPVPVLPPPPPYYYYSPPPPASYPGVSNCPPPPGGYIQIGGSAPGKGRMYPQDPGFMPSSAQPRHGSRAVHFTVCSFAALAILRAFW; translated from the coding sequence ATGCGGCGACCGGCCATGGGAAGGGCAATGGCGCCGCTCCTCGTGCTGGCGGTCCTGGCCGTCGCGGCGGCCACGGCCGGGGCTGTTGACGGAGATGTCAAGTGCGCTGAGTGCGGCACGGGCACGGTGCCggtgcccgtgctgccgccgccgccgccgtactACTACTACAGCCCTCCGCCTCCGGCGTCCTACCCCGGTGTGTCCAACTGCCCGCCGCCGCCAGGGGGGTACATCCAGATCGGGGGCTCGGCGCCGGGCAAAGGGCGCATGTACCCGCAGGACCCCGGGTTCATGCCATCCAGCGCGCAGCCCAGGCATGGGAGCCGCGCCGTCCACTTCACGGTATGTTCGTTTGCGGCGTTGGCGATTCTACGGGCCTTTTGGTGA